TCCAGGGTCTGAGGGAGAGTCTGACGGGGGCCACAGACTGCCTGACAGGAGTCGACTCCTCTGTGGCCGTGTCCTCAGGAGGAGAGCTCTTCCTGCGCTTCATCAGTCTCACATCACTGGAGCACGAGGTGAGTGGCCTCCGAGCGACACCGACATGCACCCAAACACACTGATAGTCCACATCACATTAGAAACACCCACCCATCTGCCATCTGCTGAGTCATGGTCTAGTTAAAGCCCCATCCAAATGTCCAGAGTTTGGTCGGCGGGTAGGATTGTGCTGAGGGACTTTGGACTCATCGCCTCTGAGGATTTTTCTTTGTTGGCATAAAGAGAagtatttgtggggaaatgtCGTAGCTACTTGCTCGTCGTCTCTCAGCTGCACCCAGGCTGCCTCCTCTTTGATTTAACTCCTGACTCCTAGATGACAGGAGGACCAGTGAGAGTTTTAATTTGTCCCTGCAACACTAACGTtagtctctgtgtctgtcaggaTCTGTCCCGCTGTAAGAAGGtgatggaggagagaggagaactGTTCCTAGAGAAGATCTCGATGTCCAGGAACAAAGTGGCGAAGCTCTGTCACACCTTCATCAAAGACGGCGCTGTAAGTGTTTCACGTGCACCTCTTACTGTCATCATCTAAGCTTTATTACTGCAGAAAGTCTCACTGAGATGAAGATCTCTTTCACCTGACACCAGACAACTACTTACATCACAACAGCACACTGCAGGcaccacacacagagacacacaaattTAAACGATCACAagtattattaaaaatataatcaaGTTGAATTCGACTGATCTTGTTCCTCATCCTGGcaacttaaaggataacttatGCATTTTCaccctggaccctatttccctgTGTAAATTGGTCAAAGAGACTGGCAACAAATCATCACACTTTTCTTCCCCAGTGTAGCATTTGTAAAGCAGGACAGAAACAGTCAAATAATAACCTATTATAATGTAGCTGTGAGCAGAAAAACATGAGTTTGTAAAGTTCTTTAACAGACGAAGTAAAAGCTAGATACTGAAAAGAAAGCTAAACAATAAGGgcaaataaaaacatggcaaaaataaatataaataaaaacaataaaatgtaataaaaatacggcaagaaagtttaaaaaaaaaatagaatttattCATATTGAATTATTTGAAAAATTTAGTATTTTTATGCCACTACATTTTCTGTTTACAAGCTGTTCTCCATCTGCACTATTTTATGTCTTCATGTCTCATTAAATTTTTAACTTATGtgatttataattttattatattctttatttttttatgcctccgtgctGACAATTGCTGTGGCTGGAGGCGGTGTATTTTGAGGTTGTCCTTCTGTCTGTACGTCCATACGTacgtccgtcccattcttgtgaacgaaatatctaaaaaacatctttccttttgtttttatcttttttttaaaaattgttttaacCTCggtaacaaacaacaaatacaataaCACACAACAATAACCCCCACCCCCTAGTCCATATTAATTTGGCCGTCGTAAATCAactgaagaagaaaataaattgattaagatggaaataataaataagtgaaatagataaataaataaattacattagatttaaattaaaacaacaaaaaatgataaaataagcataataaaaaaacagatatCTTAATGCAAGATAAAAGTAGCAGTAAATAGGATATGGGGTCTAtgacttgagggaatttcttcaaaatgtggcacaaacgtccacatggactcaacaatgaactgattttgtggtcagaggtcactgtgacctcacaaaacatgtttttggccataactcagaattcatacattaattatgccaaaatttcacacaaatgtctaacaggataaaataatgaaggtcaaaggtcagcttgactgtgacatcatcgtgttttaacgtcatatctcaggaacagaaggggagacatttggtcagatactgaattgactCTAATctcaaactgtgctgattgtatagatcttctgggGAAGACGTGCCAACGCCTGCGTCACTGTAACTGTTGTGCACGTGACATTTAAGAACTTTAACTATGAGCAGGTCTAACACGTAACTCTGTGACTGAAGGTCGTCGTCCTCCAGAAAGACACGTAGCTGTGAGTTGGTAGGATTTGGACAGTGCAGCTCAGATATaagcagacatacagtacactgTTTGTGCACACACAGTATTCAGGCTCCTCACTGACTAATGTTACCCTCCTCGTCTTCAACATGTTCCTCTGACAGAAAATCCTGACTCACTCGTACTCCAGAGTCGTCCTCCGGGTTCTGGAAAAAGCTGTAGATGAGAAGAAACGCTTCTCTGTCTACGTGACTGAATCGCAGCCTGACTCAGCCGGGTGAGCGAGCAGTGTGTGTCAGTAAATTGGGTTTTATTCtgaaggacacacacagacacacacacactgattgaaTCAGATTTGTTTCCCCCTTTCTTTCTTCAGGCGGCAGATGGCAGACGCTCTGAGAAAACTCAATGTGCCAGTAACTGTAGTCCTGGATGCAGCTGTGGggtaaatatatttattatcacGATATAAAACACTGTCATACGTTGAGAGCATGAACATTTAAACACTGTGTTTTAATTATATTCCTCAGGTACGTCTTAGAGAAAGTAGACCTGGTTATCGTTGGTGCAGAGGGAGTCGTCGAGAGCGGAGGCATCATCAACAAGGTGAGTGTCAGTGAAGCGTCAGTGTCACCAAAAGACGGTTTCTCTGTTTCTGCTGCATCAATGTTTAAGACTATTGTTTCAAAGCCTCTGTCGTGAGTCTGACAATATTGAGTCCAAAGATGACCAGCTCATCATGCTCTGTGATAAAGGGCCTCTTTATTAGTGGTGGGAGAAGCCTTCAGAtcatttaagtaaaagtactacaGTACCACCGTGTGAAAATACTCTGTCACAAGTTAAAGTCCTGggactggttgcacaaaacaccttctCCATAAGTATGTCACTTAAGGCTTAATtcctccttagctgagggactcACAcggttgcacagaatcccttacaAGGTTTCCTTTGTTAAGGAAAAACATTAACTCATTTACTGCATTGAAAGAGAGTTTACAGCAAGTTGCCATGGAGATTGTTTATTTGCGTGGACTCAccccagcaagcaatagtcgtgatttaaacgtattggctatatttagctccgatttagtctagctacatgtaacccaaatctagccgatttaattttgaaattgattaaatgtaattttcgccattgcagatggcgtgcggtatgatattcaatcacatatggagagtcaacagtaattaaaatatgtttatctcctttttttggacatggttTGTACATAGCCGTATAATGgatgacgtctacactttggctatggttagacgtctaccaaattttcactgacagcccaaattcagccgtgatttagcctagacgtcaggtcttcatgtagacgcTGTTAGACGGTTTTTAAACCAGAAAATGCTTGCTTGTGTCTGATAAATGTAGTGAACGTAAAAGTGTAAAGTAGcgctaaataaaaaatattcaagtACAGCTGCACTAATTACCAGCCTGACATCACCAGAACAAACGGGTTCTCTGGAAATTTAAAAGGTaacttgtgtattttttaacctggaccctgttaTACCATGTTTTTGAGTCTAAATGACAAACGTAGACGACCATTTTTGAATCTGGCGCAGTTTTGAGAgagagctgcagccagcagcagtgaaacagcctgcagtgtaaccactcagACATATCCGCACCGTCAGTGTACGTCCActaaatgtgtttgtcactgacaggctcagattgttattctaagtgtctgataacattatgaaaggatccctacagagatagagctttttCTGTTTATTGATCCACATTCTCATTTTTTACACACCAGACAAAAGACGTGAAACACAACTTTTGTTATAATAGGATGTATTCTGTCGAgtgctgtttgttgtgtgtttgaagACAGCAGCAATGTCCTCAGTGCTGAAATGGAGCGGCAAGAATAGCTTGGTTCCTGCTTGctttctgtggttataaacagaAATTCTGACTTTTTGTTATAAAGATAGACGGAGATGAAAGCcacaaacagctgtttgtaCGTGCTAATCACGACAGAGAATCATTCCTAAGTTCAAAAATATTTAGAACTCTTGCGGTGATTAATTAATGCACACCAAAACAGGTGATATAGCATGATTTATTGGGAGAAACCAAGCAATTCTATGTAAAATCAGGCATTCAGCACCTTGACATAACCAGTAGAGAACAAACAGTCATCAACAgtcatgttagtgtgtgtatagaggcagcatattgtcacatctaactggtgaattaagggttaatttcaaccaaaccagagctggtgattgttggaacagtggaaagacgaaccaagatggtttctgtgagtttgaatgaagtgtgtttaatgattaaatgactgtttatttaaatttagtctggtgggtttggtgatggtgatttcagggctgtttctggttaaacaaaaaggatcttactctttaacacaaagctctatctctgtagggatcctttcataatgttgtcagacacttagaataacaatctgagcctgtcagtgacaaaaacaaacactgtcagtGGACGTACTTTGTAAAGTGGTTACTTTACAGCCTGTTTCGCGGcttacaaacaaaaacatgggagaATAGTGTCAAGGTTAAAAGTACCAGACtttcagtacttgagtaaactGTACTGTGCTATTTGTGACACAGACATTTCAATGTTTGACCTTTGCTGTTGCAGATCGGCACTTACCAGATGGCCCTGTGCTCTAAAGCTCACAACAAGCCTTTCTACGTCGTGGCAGAGAGTTTCAAATTTGTCCGTCTCTACCCACTCAACCAGCAGGACGTGCCCGATAAATTTAAGGTATGTCGGCAAAGAATTTCACGTCCAGGCTCCTTTTATTTGTCAAAGTATTTCTTCACCAGTCGTCTTCTCCTCGCCTCCTCCACAGTACAAAGCCGACACCCTGAAGACGGTACAGAACCTGTCAGAGGAGCATCCGATGATCGACTACACGCCTCCATCCCTCATCACCCTCCTCTTCACTGACCTGGGAGTCCTCACCCCGTCGGCTGTCAGCGACGAACtcatcaaactttatttataactCTCAATAAAATCCATTTCTCAAAAGGTAAACAAATGTCAAAGGTTTTATTAAATTGTACAAGTTGAACACAGCTGATCACACCTCTTCATCCCCCGAGCCGTCCAGCGACAGCCcttctgttttgtattttggtCCACTCATTATTTGTTTCTCAAAGTCCTCCTCGCTGATCTGCCCCTTCTTTAGTTTCTTGAGGAGGCGAGTGTCATTTAAAAGCTCCTTCATGTCCTCGTCGTCCACATCAGAgccctgcagacacacacaagataTAATAAGAGAGCTGTAAATAAATCCGGCCCACTGCTGCACTTATCAAACGATCTGAAGTGTAAATACCTCTTCGTGCTTCCTCTTGGCCGACCTCTTCCTCCTGCGCTCCTTCTTGAGCTTC
The sequence above is drawn from the Epinephelus fuscoguttatus linkage group LG18, E.fuscoguttatus.final_Chr_v1 genome and encodes:
- the eif2b1 gene encoding translation initiation factor eIF-2B subunit alpha; this translates as MNEEELVEYFRAQMRKDPDMASAVAAIRTLLEFLKRDKGETIQGLRESLTGATDCLTGVDSSVAVSSGGELFLRFISLTSLEHEDLSRCKKVMEERGELFLEKISMSRNKVAKLCHTFIKDGAKILTHSYSRVVLRVLEKAVDEKKRFSVYVTESQPDSAGRQMADALRKLNVPVTVVLDAAVGYVLEKVDLVIVGAEGVVESGGIINKIGTYQMALCSKAHNKPFYVVAESFKFVRLYPLNQQDVPDKFKYKADTLKTVQNLSEEHPMIDYTPPSLITLLFTDLGVLTPSAVSDELIKLYL